In a single window of the Streptomyces cinnabarinus genome:
- a CDS encoding MFS transporter gives MPANSYRALFRTPEFTPLFLTSSAHVAAQTTAGLALGTLVYRATDSPLLSAVSMFGPSLAQVLGATLFLSGADRLPPRATLTYLSLAFAAATALLAAPGLPIWAVFVVLLAQGLIASLGGGVRWGLLNEILTKDGYLAGRSVFNMMSGITQITGYAAGGALLTLLSPRTCLLLSALLYALAAAGVRLRLTPRPPRATGRPSITTTWRTNALLWSSRPRRTVYLALWLPNGLIVGCESLYVPYAPESAGTLFACAALGMLIGDVTVGRLIPPARRARLGVPLLILLATPYAFFALGPPVPLAALAVALASVGFGASLVQQERLMTLTPDELSGHALGLHSAGMLTLQGVSATLAGSVAQLTSPATAMTVLAVASLAVTAGLARGLRVPVSVSKRVEQRPAS, from the coding sequence ATGCCCGCCAACAGCTACCGAGCCCTCTTCCGCACCCCCGAGTTCACCCCCCTCTTCCTCACCTCCTCGGCCCACGTCGCCGCTCAGACGACGGCCGGCCTCGCGCTCGGCACCCTGGTGTACCGGGCCACCGACTCCCCGCTGCTGTCGGCGGTGAGCATGTTCGGCCCGTCCCTGGCCCAGGTACTGGGCGCGACCCTGTTCCTCTCCGGCGCCGACCGCCTGCCCCCGAGGGCGACCCTGACGTACCTCTCCCTGGCCTTCGCGGCGGCCACGGCCCTCCTCGCGGCCCCCGGCCTGCCGATCTGGGCGGTCTTCGTCGTCCTCCTGGCCCAGGGCCTGATCGCCTCCCTCGGCGGGGGAGTCCGCTGGGGCCTGCTGAACGAGATCCTCACCAAGGACGGCTATCTGGCGGGCCGTTCGGTCTTCAACATGATGAGCGGCATCACCCAGATCACCGGCTACGCGGCGGGCGGCGCCCTGCTCACCCTCCTCTCCCCGCGCACCTGCCTCCTCCTCTCCGCCCTGCTCTACGCCCTGGCCGCGGCCGGAGTCCGCCTCCGCCTCACCCCCCGCCCGCCCCGCGCCACCGGCCGCCCGTCGATCACCACCACCTGGCGCACCAACGCCCTCCTCTGGTCCTCCCGCCCCCGCCGCACGGTCTACCTCGCCCTGTGGCTCCCCAACGGCCTGATCGTGGGCTGCGAATCGCTCTACGTCCCCTACGCCCCCGAGTCCGCCGGCACCCTCTTCGCCTGCGCGGCGCTGGGCATGCTGATCGGCGACGTGACGGTGGGCCGCCTGATCCCACCCGCGCGGCGCGCCCGGCTCGGAGTACCGCTCCTGATCCTGCTGGCGACGCCGTACGCCTTCTTCGCGCTCGGCCCGCCCGTACCGCTGGCCGCGCTCGCGGTGGCGCTGGCGTCGGTGGGGTTCGGGGCGAGCCTGGTCCAGCAGGAGCGGCTGATGACGCTGACCCCGGACGAACTGAGCGGCCACGCCCTGGGGTTGCACTCGGCGGGCATGCTGACCTTGCAGGGTGTGAGCGCCACGCTGGCGGGTTCGGTGGCCCAACTGACCTCTCCCGCCACGGCGATGACCGTACTGGCGGTGGCGTCACTCGCGGTGACGGCGGGGCTGGCGAGGGGACTGCGGGTACCGGTGTCCGTGTCGAAGCGAGTCGAACAGCGTCCAGCATCTTGA